CGTCTTCAAGGGCAACGACGCCATGGAGTACGTTGCGGTCGGCGTAGTAGCAGTCTCCTTCGCAGGCGATTTTCGTTTCTCCGCCCACGGTTATTTCGAAGCTTCCCCTGGCAACATAGCCCACCTGCTCGTGGGCTTCATGTTTATGCATCTTGCCCACGCCGCCCTTTTTGAAGGCGAACTCGACCAGCATCAGCGACGGCCCGTAAACAAGCACTCGCCGTGTTGATTTTTCGTCAAGCTGTATTATCTGTTTGCTGTCTTTGGATACGATCATGTAATCACCACCGATCTTTTTGTAATGTGTTCGGTAAGAAGCGCAAGATTCCTGCGGGCAACGGCACCGGGTTGGCGGTATTTTCCTTCTGATACGGTGCGTACGTTAAGGCAAACAGTCAATACTAATAGCGGACATCATTCCCAAACTAAATCTCCGGCTAGAGGCCGAAAGGATGCATACACATGGATTTAAGCATAATTGTACCGACTTATAACGAGCGTGAAAATGTCCGGACGATTACGGAGAGGATTTCTACGGCCCTGGCGGGATGCGGCTATTCGTACGAGTTGCTGTTTGTCGACGACAGCAGCGATGATACTCCGGCCATCTTGGCGGCGCTGGCCGAGCGGTATCCTGGCGTAGCATTCGTCCACCGCGAAGGTGAAAGGGGCCTTGCTTCTGCGGTGGTAAAGGGGTTCTCGCTGTCGACCGGCGGCTGTATAATCGTGATGGATGCCGATTTGCAGCATCCGCCGGAACTTCTGCCGGTAATGATGAAGCGTCTGGCCAGTGCGGACATGGTTATCCCCAGCCGCTTTATCAGCGGCGGCTCGGACGGCGGCCTTAATGTTTTTCGCAAGCTTGTGTCCTGGACGGCCAGGATGATTGGCCGCATGTCGATTAAGCGGCTTCGGGCAATTTCGGATTGCACGAGCGGCTATTTTGGACTTCGCCGCAGTGTTATCGCGAACGCCAGGCTTAACCCCATCGGTTGGAAGATTCTTATGGAGGTGCTTGTGAAGGGCGAGTACCACGCAGTACATGAGATTCCGTACGCGTTTGTCGCCCGTGACAGCGGCACCTCTAAAATGAGCTGGCGGGATCAGTACGATTATTTGCGCCATATTATCCGCCTGGCGCGGCATAATCCCGAGGATGCGCGTTTTTTCACTTTCTGCTTGGTCGGGGCCGCCGGCGTCCCCGTCAACTTGCTCGGCTTGACGGTTTTGCTGAATTTCTTTACTGCTGACGTCGCTTTCGCCTCGGTGGCAGCATCCTTTGTGGCGATGGTGCACAATTTCCTCTGGAATGACAGCATCACCTGGCGGATGCAAAACAAACCGGTTTTATGGCGGCGCTGGAAGCAATTTATTCAGTTTGCATTCGTTTCGGCCCTCAGCATCGCGATCACGGCCGCTTTTGCCCATACGTTTTTCGCCAACGGCTGGAGTCCTGTCGCCGGTCAGCTTGTCGGCATCGTTCTCGCTACCTGGTGGAGCTTCATGGCTAACGACCGTTGGACATGGAGCCGCCCCGAGCCCCGCCCCGAGCTAGTCGTCACTCGCGAGTACGCCGGCGATACGCCGTAACCTGGCTAGGTTAAGATTATGAACCGTTACCTGTTCGCGACCACAGGGATTTGGCGCCCTATTCTCCTGCACTCGGTAATTGTGCTTTCTTCCGTTTGGCTGGCGACCAGTCTGCCCGCCCACATTCCCGCCGGGTTTATAAACCCGAATCTTGTTGACATGCCGCCGATCGCCGCCTCGTTAATTAAGTGGGACGCACATTGGTATACGTATATTGCCGCTCAAGGCTACGACGAAAAAAGCGTTGTCTTTTTTCCCATGCTTATTGTTCTCATCCGCGCCGCGGCCGGTCTGGGATTCAGTCACTCTATCGCCGGGCTGCTTGTCTGCAACCTGTTTGCTCTCTTGAGTTTCAAAGTAATGCACGCTGCCTTCCGCCGCGACTTTTCGGATCGCACGGCGGACAGAGCTCTTTTGGCCTACGCGGTGATGCCGACCTCTTTTTTCTTGAACAGCGTTTACACCGAGCCCCTGTTCCTGACCTTTTCTCTCGCATGCGTATACTTTGCCCGTCAGGGGGAGTGGTGGCCGGCGGGAATCTGCGCTGCCTTGGCGGCCCTTACCCGCAATCTCGGCGTATGTCTCTTTTTTTTGGTCGCCTATGAGCTATACCTGAGCCGCAAAGCTGACGGTCGGCCGGCCTGGGATCTGCTGACGCCCTTTCTGGCTCCGGCTGCCCTGCTAGGGTATATGGCCTATAATGCGCTTACTTTCGGCGACCCCCTCGCGTTTGTCCACTCCCAGCAGGCTTGGGGGCGGTCTTTCGGCTGGCCGGCGGATAACTATATCCGCAACCTGGGCCTCCTGGGAGCCCTATGGCCCAACACCCAGGCCGGTATTGCCCTCGACGCTTTTCTGGTGTTGACCGGACTGGCCGGGCTCGGGGCAGCCACGCTTTCCCGCCGGCAAGCCGTCCCGGTGTCCTACCTCTTTGTAGGCTGGGTATGGTTTCTCATCCCGTTGTTTTCCACCTCTTCATTTCTCCCTTTGTATAGCATGTCCCGCTTCTTGCTCGTCGTCTTCCCGCTTTATATCGTTTTCACCGCCATGCCGAGAGCGATCTTCGTCTGCTTTCTGGTCGTAAACGCTCTGCTGCTGTCGCTGTGCACCATCCTGTTTGTGAATTGGTATTGGGTCGGATGATGGTATATCCGTCAGCAGAACTAGAACCCCGCGGTAATACGCCGCGGGGTTTTGTGTCGTATAGTTTCGTATTACTGACCGCCAGCTGCGTCCAGTTCGGCGAAAGTAATATTCATTACCGGATACTTGCGCCAATCCTTGTAGTCAAAATGCCACCACTCATCCTCATACACGCCGAACCCTTCCGACTCCATATATATCCTCAGCGCGTCGCGCGACCGGCGCTGATGCGCAGTGCCGCCCGGGTATGCAGAGTGGGCCCGCAGGGAGAATTCGTCATAATCGCTGAGCATCTCCACCGGCTGACCGGTGGCAAGTTCGCACAGCGCCACGTCGACGGCTCCGCCTCGGTTATGACAGGAGCCTTTCGCCGGATCGGCGACAAACTGTTTCTGGGATTCCGGAGTGGCATCCCAGAACATTTTAGTCACCATCCACGGCCGGTATGCGTCGTGAATGATAATGCCATACCCGTGCAAAGCGAGCTTCTTATGAACGCGCACCAGCGCCTCGGCCGCCGGACGCCGCAGATAAGCCCGCGGCCGGTCATAGAGGGGGGCGCCGATAAAGTTATTGTCAGTCGCATAACGAATATCGACATTGATAGTCGCATCCAGAGACAAGACATTTACAAGCTCCGGGGCCGGAATTGTGCTCTGTCCCTGGGGCGGGATCGCCGCCGCCGCCCGCTGGCGCAGTTCGTCCATGGAGAATTGCGCCTTCAGGCGATACGTTTTTCCTATCTCGGGATCAAAAAATCGACGGTTATAAACAGTCGTCCCAACCCGGCATACTGTGCCGAATCCAGCTGCGTCACGTTCAATGCTTACAGGCCCTGACGCCCTGCCT
Above is a genomic segment from Sporomusaceae bacterium containing:
- a CDS encoding cupin domain-containing protein, encoding MIVSKDSKQIIQLDEKSTRRVLVYGPSLMLVEFAFKKGGVGKMHKHEAHEQVGYVARGSFEITVGGETKIACEGDCYYADRNVLHGVVALEDDSVLIDTFTPIREDFLPQ
- a CDS encoding glycosyltransferase family 2 protein, producing MDLSIIVPTYNERENVRTITERISTALAGCGYSYELLFVDDSSDDTPAILAALAERYPGVAFVHREGERGLASAVVKGFSLSTGGCIIVMDADLQHPPELLPVMMKRLASADMVIPSRFISGGSDGGLNVFRKLVSWTARMIGRMSIKRLRAISDCTSGYFGLRRSVIANARLNPIGWKILMEVLVKGEYHAVHEIPYAFVARDSGTSKMSWRDQYDYLRHIIRLARHNPEDARFFTFCLVGAAGVPVNLLGLTVLLNFFTADVAFASVAASFVAMVHNFLWNDSITWRMQNKPVLWRRWKQFIQFAFVSALSIAITAAFAHTFFANGWSPVAGQLVGIVLATWWSFMANDRWTWSRPEPRPELVVTREYAGDTP
- a CDS encoding mannosyltransferase family protein codes for the protein MNRYLFATTGIWRPILLHSVIVLSSVWLATSLPAHIPAGFINPNLVDMPPIAASLIKWDAHWYTYIAAQGYDEKSVVFFPMLIVLIRAAAGLGFSHSIAGLLVCNLFALLSFKVMHAAFRRDFSDRTADRALLAYAVMPTSFFLNSVYTEPLFLTFSLACVYFARQGEWWPAGICAALAALTRNLGVCLFFLVAYELYLSRKADGRPAWDLLTPFLAPAALLGYMAYNALTFGDPLAFVHSQQAWGRSFGWPADNYIRNLGLLGALWPNTQAGIALDAFLVLTGLAGLGAATLSRRQAVPVSYLFVGWVWFLIPLFSTSSFLPLYSMSRFLLVVFPLYIVFTAMPRAIFVCFLVVNALLLSLCTILFVNWYWVG
- a CDS encoding M15 family metallopeptidase produces the protein MSQIIGLYEGDGDRFLLRENDGRVELVYDRGDKDGPAFLVYIVYPLQSVARDEYQLEAVSPLGRASGPVSIERDAAGFGTVCRVGTTVYNRRFFDPEIGKTYRLKAQFSMDELRQRAAAAIPPQGQSTIPAPELVNVLSLDATINVDIRYATDNNFIGAPLYDRPRAYLRRPAAEALVRVHKKLALHGYGIIIHDAYRPWMVTKMFWDATPESQKQFVADPAKGSCHNRGGAVDVALCELATGQPVEMLSDYDEFSLRAHSAYPGGTAHQRRSRDALRIYMESEGFGVYEDEWWHFDYKDWRKYPVMNITFAELDAAGGQ